In a genomic window of Sulfurisphaera tokodaii str. 7:
- a CDS encoding helix-turn-helix domain-containing protein, protein MRNFSNYPIKLVTLHIIHENCWSRYYLNDDLVKILDLIPYMEKNLLRVFAITSEKGYKTIEKLKFDGKIKEIFNVYRNGNGIFVDLARDFDSSVLSIINKNNGIVLNTAKYEGMEIWNILIYEHKINRMLKELDEIAQIEKIKISDHIPLTNTLSDNELKILSIAYENGYFDYPRKIKSGELANLLGISQSTLIYYLRNAERKIIGQFLRKSRMEQTDE, encoded by the coding sequence ATGAGAAACTTTAGCAATTACCCCATAAAGCTCGTAACTCTTCATATAATACATGAGAATTGCTGGAGTAGATATTATTTAAACGATGATTTAGTGAAGATATTGGATTTGATACCTTATATGGAGAAGAACCTTTTAAGAGTATTTGCAATAACTTCTGAAAAGGGGTATAAAACCATAGAAAAATTAAAGTTTGATGGCAAAATAAAAGAAATATTTAATGTATATAGAAATGGTAATGGAATATTCGTAGATTTGGCTAGAGATTTTGATAGTTCTGTTCTGTCTATTATAAATAAAAATAATGGAATTGTTTTAAATACTGCAAAATATGAAGGAATGGAAATATGGAATATTCTAATTTACGAGCATAAAATTAATAGAATGCTCAAGGAATTAGATGAGATAGCACAAATTGAGAAGATTAAAATAAGTGATCATATTCCGCTTACTAATACCTTATCCGATAATGAGTTAAAAATTCTTTCAATAGCTTATGAAAATGGTTATTTCGATTATCCAAGGAAAATTAAGTCTGGAGAATTAGCTAATCTTCTCGGCATAAGTCAGTCAACATTAATTTACTATTTAAGAAATGCAGAAAGAAAAATAATAGGGCAATTCTTGAGAAAGAGCCGTATGGAGCAAACTGATGAATAA
- a CDS encoding UbiD family decarboxylase — protein MEIRKFIEEVRRLNLLREIKGANWNLEIGAITDLNAKKNKYTLLFDEIVDYPKGFRVLTGTLLDSRRVSLALGFSPNLNNLELVLKLRERLNYAYKEYRSYEPLEVSDAPFLENVDKDDSVNLLKFPAPKWHEMDGGRYIGTADAVITSDSDSNWVNVGTYRVMLVDKNRLAIFIEASHHGRLHIEKYLSKGKKAPIAISFGPPLSLLIFAGMEVPLGVSEYNFAGAVIGERFRVFRGEVTGLPIPADSEIAVEGYITGELTDEGPFGEFMGYYAGGRMKSPVIDVKRVYYRQDPILLGTAPSIPPYDYSYFRCPIRSAMIWDFLERAGVPNIKGVWAHEVGFSRAFIVISIKQSFAGHATMVGHLVSTSPLGAYGGRYVIVVDDDIDPSDLNQVVWAMCTRSDPATSIDVIKNVTSTPLDPMAERKENLKEYSSSRAIIYAVKPFSRLIRNEFPIEVKPSEELSKKVMEKWSEIFSN, from the coding sequence ATGGAAATTAGAAAGTTTATTGAAGAGGTTAGAAGATTAAACCTTTTGAGGGAGATTAAGGGAGCAAACTGGAATTTAGAAATTGGAGCAATTACTGACCTTAACGCAAAGAAAAACAAATACACTTTACTATTTGACGAGATAGTTGATTATCCGAAAGGATTTAGAGTTCTTACTGGAACACTTTTAGACTCTAGGAGGGTTAGTTTAGCCTTAGGTTTTTCCCCTAATTTAAATAACCTGGAACTAGTCTTAAAGTTGAGGGAAAGATTAAATTATGCTTATAAAGAATACAGAAGCTATGAGCCATTGGAGGTTTCTGATGCACCTTTTTTAGAAAACGTTGACAAGGACGATAGTGTGAATCTCTTGAAATTTCCCGCACCTAAATGGCATGAAATGGATGGTGGGAGATACATAGGTACAGCAGATGCAGTAATAACAAGTGACTCGGACTCTAATTGGGTTAATGTAGGAACTTATAGGGTAATGCTAGTTGACAAAAATAGATTGGCAATATTTATAGAGGCCAGTCACCACGGTAGGTTACATATTGAAAAATATTTGAGTAAAGGTAAGAAAGCTCCAATAGCAATATCCTTTGGCCCACCTTTGTCTCTTTTAATATTTGCTGGTATGGAAGTACCTTTAGGAGTTTCTGAATACAATTTTGCAGGAGCAGTAATAGGAGAAAGATTCAGAGTGTTTAGAGGTGAGGTTACTGGTCTCCCTATTCCCGCTGACAGTGAAATAGCTGTAGAGGGATACATAACTGGTGAATTAACTGATGAGGGACCTTTTGGGGAGTTTATGGGATATTATGCTGGAGGGAGAATGAAAAGTCCAGTAATTGATGTTAAGAGGGTTTATTATAGACAAGATCCAATATTATTAGGTACTGCACCTAGTATACCTCCATATGATTATTCTTATTTTAGATGTCCCATAAGATCTGCTATGATTTGGGATTTCCTAGAAAGAGCTGGAGTACCTAATATAAAAGGAGTTTGGGCTCATGAAGTTGGTTTTTCGAGAGCATTTATTGTAATATCAATAAAGCAATCTTTTGCCGGTCACGCAACTATGGTAGGGCATTTAGTTAGCACAAGTCCTTTAGGTGCTTATGGCGGGAGATATGTAATTGTAGTTGACGATGACATTGATCCTTCAGACTTAAACCAGGTAGTATGGGCTATGTGTACTAGATCTGATCCAGCAACTTCGATAGACGTTATTAAAAACGTTACCAGTACTCCGTTAGATCCAATGGCTGAAAGGAAAGAAAACTTGAAGGAATACTCCTCATCTAGGGCAATAATCTACGCAGTAAAGCCATTTAGTAGGCTAATTAGAAATGAATTTCCAATAGAAGTTAAACCTAGTGAAGAACTAAGTAAAAAAGTAATGGAGAAGTGGAGTGAAATTTTCTCTAATTGA
- a CDS encoding NAD(P)-dependent alcohol dehydrogenase, giving the protein MKAMLIKEFGKPLKLEDVDVPKLKQNQVLIRVRSAGVCHTDVSVRSGTIYKRVSVNPPKLPFIPGHEIAGIIEDVGDEVIGFTKGDKVIVNPWQGEGNCYYCKIGEEQYCDFPTWLGISTNGGYAEYVVSNFNYVYKVNKLSVEEASPLACAGVTAYRAARLANLTPSKYVMVIGAGGGLGSFGVQIVKALYGSTVIAVDINEEGLKLASRLGSDYVMNAKDQSLLQEILRITEGRGVDAILDFVGSESTTKNYYTILAKLGRYIKVGTFGGGLPQEAGLKLHSMGWEFIGTLTGNRRDFLEIIKLAESGKIRIVITKLSLEEANEALNNLESNKVTGRQVLIP; this is encoded by the coding sequence ATGAAAGCTATGTTGATTAAGGAATTTGGAAAGCCGTTAAAATTAGAAGATGTTGATGTTCCTAAGCTTAAGCAAAATCAAGTTCTCATTAGAGTAAGAAGTGCGGGCGTATGTCATACTGATGTATCAGTAAGAAGTGGTACAATATATAAGAGAGTATCTGTAAATCCGCCTAAACTACCCTTTATTCCTGGACATGAAATAGCAGGAATAATAGAAGATGTTGGAGATGAGGTTATAGGATTTACAAAAGGAGATAAGGTTATAGTAAATCCTTGGCAAGGAGAGGGGAATTGCTACTACTGTAAGATAGGAGAAGAACAATATTGTGATTTTCCTACATGGTTAGGAATAAGTACTAATGGTGGTTATGCTGAATATGTAGTTTCTAACTTTAACTATGTATATAAAGTAAATAAGTTATCAGTAGAGGAGGCTTCACCTTTAGCTTGTGCGGGAGTTACGGCTTATAGGGCTGCTAGACTAGCCAATTTAACTCCATCTAAATATGTTATGGTTATAGGTGCGGGAGGCGGATTAGGAAGTTTCGGAGTTCAAATAGTTAAAGCATTATATGGTTCTACTGTGATAGCAGTAGACATCAATGAAGAGGGATTAAAATTAGCGTCAAGATTAGGATCTGACTATGTCATGAATGCTAAAGATCAAAGTTTACTTCAAGAAATATTGAGGATAACTGAGGGAAGAGGAGTTGATGCAATATTAGACTTTGTGGGATCTGAGAGTACTACAAAAAACTATTATACAATATTAGCAAAATTAGGTAGATACATTAAAGTTGGTACTTTTGGTGGAGGTTTGCCACAAGAAGCTGGGTTAAAGTTACACTCAATGGGTTGGGAATTTATTGGTACTCTAACTGGTAATAGAAGAGATTTTCTAGAAATTATAAAATTGGCTGAAAGTGGAAAGATAAGAATTGTTATAACCAAATTATCGTTAGAAGAAGCTAATGAAGCTTTAAATAATTTAGAATCTAATAAAGTAACGGGAAGGCAAGTATTAATACCTTAA
- a CDS encoding MFS transporter, with protein sequence MKPDDKLTSKHAKWILATFLAWTFDLYDLFSILLVTPYIAELFFPSKVVFLAIAATYATFLTSFLMRPVGALYFGNSISDKLGRKRAILYGIIGLVITASLQGALPTYAVVGIFAPILIILVRLAEGFFVGGVTAGSHTIGPESVPERHRGWVGGIGFSAAGAAYLIASAWFYMTALLFPGSSYLVWGWRVMFFGGLLPLAVLGFVSYLVPESDAWQKAKDRGKTIKSPVRELFSKFRRTFGIALVLTVGWALMYYLTQGLFPTFLSEINGLTKAEIGITMIIASIGMIIGPTLGGEISQHIGRKLMSIIGAVIIIAISPLYLYLGSLTTSSLNNVILVTFLISLLSDFGGGMLMTYLNEAYPTSIRGTGVAFTWNTGFAIGGASPTIISLVLASIGASKFPSVMFYALVIVGVILLISSIITNDTKGNILKEIESVEKGAI encoded by the coding sequence ATGAAACCAGATGATAAACTAACTAGTAAACATGCTAAATGGATATTAGCTACATTTTTAGCGTGGACGTTCGATTTGTATGATCTCTTTAGTATCCTACTTGTAACTCCTTATATAGCAGAACTATTCTTCCCATCAAAGGTAGTGTTTCTTGCAATAGCTGCTACTTACGCTACCTTTTTAACATCATTTCTTATGAGACCAGTAGGGGCTCTATATTTCGGAAACAGTATTTCAGATAAATTAGGAAGAAAGAGAGCAATACTCTATGGTATAATAGGACTAGTTATTACTGCGAGCCTTCAAGGGGCATTACCAACTTATGCGGTTGTAGGAATTTTTGCTCCAATACTTATAATACTAGTAAGATTAGCGGAGGGATTCTTTGTTGGAGGCGTGACTGCGGGAAGTCATACTATAGGACCAGAATCGGTACCAGAAAGACATAGAGGCTGGGTAGGTGGAATAGGTTTCTCTGCTGCTGGTGCAGCATATTTAATAGCTTCTGCTTGGTTTTACATGACTGCTCTACTATTTCCTGGCTCGTCCTATTTAGTATGGGGCTGGAGAGTAATGTTTTTCGGTGGGCTTCTGCCGTTGGCAGTATTAGGTTTCGTTAGCTATTTAGTTCCAGAGTCAGATGCTTGGCAAAAAGCTAAAGACAGAGGGAAAACTATAAAATCACCAGTTAGAGAGCTTTTCTCAAAGTTCAGAAGAACATTTGGCATTGCCTTAGTACTTACTGTTGGTTGGGCGTTAATGTATTATTTAACACAAGGTTTATTTCCAACATTTCTAAGTGAAATTAACGGTTTAACAAAGGCTGAAATAGGAATTACAATGATAATAGCTTCAATTGGTATGATAATAGGCCCTACATTAGGAGGTGAAATTTCCCAACATATAGGAAGGAAGTTAATGTCAATAATAGGAGCTGTAATAATAATTGCCATTTCTCCTCTATATTTATATTTAGGATCTTTAACTACAAGTTCTTTAAATAATGTAATTCTAGTGACGTTTTTAATATCGTTATTAAGCGATTTCGGAGGAGGTATGTTGATGACATATCTGAATGAGGCTTATCCTACTAGTATTAGGGGAACTGGTGTTGCATTTACTTGGAATACTGGTTTCGCTATAGGAGGGGCCTCTCCAACTATTATAAGCCTTGTGTTAGCGTCTATTGGTGCATCAAAGTTCCCATCAGTTATGTTTTATGCTCTAGTGATTGTAGGGGTAATCCTATTAATATCCTCAATTATAACTAATGATACAAAGGGTAATATTTTAAAGGAAATTGAATCAGTTGAAAAGGGAGCTATATGA
- a CDS encoding ISH3-like element ISSto8 family transposase, translating into MKGNEDKGTKSYNRDFVRSALKLIYTFLTNILFPEELLKTLLKARGTYLSRLGNEGRRALKLLNNIDVDDVRKALREMGKKVLRETRNRRVAIDLHSQPQYHKDKSLLIKPNKGTSWGLAQIAIFLLNRKSIFLDVLPITVKNIAEDFKMVMQVVLEELDKFDLRLVRVYADREFAVNEVIKFLLGLGVDFVITARYQMYKKYEDKLRDVNITYCGVRYTGFLCVRHVSGAYLVILRKGDGIIAFLVSGEVDVRTAVVLAEDYRERWGVENAFRSLEEFRVRTCDVRKELVLILLCYFLLNVWFLVRSWRRVRLWEFCQSLVDFLVLKEMREVVSQGLPQVGELFFVNFS; encoded by the coding sequence ATGAAGGGGAATGAAGACAAAGGGACTAAATCCTACAATAGGGACTTCGTCCGGTCCGCCCTCAAACTAATCTACACCTTTCTAACTAATATACTTTTCCCCGAAGAACTCCTCAAAACCTTACTTAAAGCTAGAGGAACTTACTTGAGTAGGCTTGGGAACGAGGGGAGGAGAGCATTAAAGCTCTTGAACAATATTGACGTTGATGATGTTAGAAAGGCATTAAGGGAGATGGGTAAGAAAGTCTTGAGGGAGACTAGGAATAGGAGAGTTGCTATTGACCTCCATTCCCAACCACAGTACCACAAGGATAAGAGTTTGTTGATTAAGCCTAATAAGGGTACTTCTTGGGGTCTCGCTCAAATTGCAATTTTCCTCTTGAATAGGAAGAGTATTTTCCTTGATGTTTTACCTATAACTGTGAAAAATATTGCTGAGGATTTTAAGATGGTTATGCAAGTTGTTTTAGAGGAGTTGGACAAGTTTGATCTTAGGCTTGTTAGGGTTTATGCTGATAGGGAGTTTGCGGTGAATGAGGTTATTAAGTTTCTCTTGGGTCTTGGCGTGGATTTTGTTATTACCGCTAGGTATCAGATGTACAAGAAGTATGAGGATAAGTTGAGGGATGTTAATATTACTTATTGTGGTGTTAGGTATACTGGTTTTCTTTGTGTTAGGCATGTTAGTGGTGCTTATCTTGTTATTTTGAGGAAGGGGGATGGGATTATAGCTTTTCTTGTTAGTGGTGAGGTTGATGTTAGGACTGCTGTTGTTTTGGCTGAGGATTATAGGGAGAGGTGGGGTGTTGAGAATGCTTTTCGTTCGCTAGAGGAGTTTAGGGTTAGGACTTGTGATGTTAGGAAGGAGTTGGTTCTTATCCTCCTCTGTTATTTTCTTTTGAATGTTTGGTTTTTGGTTCGTTCTTGGAGGAGGGTGAGGTTGTGGGAGTTCTGTCAGTCTCTCGTTGATTTTCTTGTCCTCAAGGAGATGAGGGAAGTTGTTTCACAAGGTTTACCTCAAGTTGGGGAGTTATTTTTCGTGAACTTCAGCTGA
- a CDS encoding B12-binding domain-containing radical SAM protein yields MKALFIRPNNPSGSGYFKYFGFLPTPLGLIQLASDVLSVGNWEAKIIDMEADNMTIDDVVSTAISYDPDMIGITLHATAAHNIATKIAQQIKSQLNDTVIIAGGHHATFVPYQMLNEGFDIVVLGEGDDTIMKLASALKEGNRDFSQIRGIVYKKEGKIFKTPPAPLISDLDSLPEPALELVKKENYPVKIFGDDQYVACLETARGCPYACDFCSVTPTWGNKWRNKSNNRILKEISKAKELGYNWIFFVDDIFIVWPNRSQRAALFRKMIETKNTINFIAQMRADVTARNPELIKLASDAGLRIAFLGIESGSQEVLKKMHKGLAVSDSINAVKTLHENGVIVLVGLMIGAPYETIKDIRATVKLSRKLADVGADAVQFSIYTPLPGTRIFVESLKNNLLFTLNWDRYDVITPVVKTKVNPALVQLIAAYASYTFYIYKYLKSKLRLSKIKIPEKKLTLLRKAEKYLWKKIPYLVKESLIDLPISAVKTLKMYLKRDNIPADVIQSLIAQSSNIIYLETGDKNRYYNIKNE; encoded by the coding sequence GTGAAGGCATTATTTATAAGACCTAATAATCCTTCAGGAAGCGGATATTTCAAATATTTTGGCTTCTTACCGACTCCACTTGGGCTTATTCAGTTAGCTAGTGATGTTTTATCAGTTGGTAATTGGGAAGCTAAAATAATTGATATGGAAGCTGACAATATGACAATAGATGATGTGGTGAGTACTGCTATTTCTTATGATCCAGACATGATAGGAATAACGTTACATGCTACTGCAGCTCATAACATAGCTACAAAAATAGCACAACAAATAAAATCTCAATTAAATGATACCGTTATTATTGCTGGAGGTCATCATGCTACATTTGTTCCGTATCAAATGTTAAATGAGGGATTCGATATAGTAGTCCTAGGTGAAGGAGACGATACTATAATGAAGTTAGCTTCTGCATTAAAGGAAGGTAATAGAGATTTTTCGCAAATAAGGGGAATAGTATATAAAAAGGAAGGAAAGATATTCAAAACCCCTCCTGCCCCTTTAATTTCGGATCTTGATAGTCTACCCGAACCTGCATTGGAGTTAGTAAAAAAGGAGAATTATCCAGTTAAGATATTTGGAGATGATCAGTATGTAGCTTGCCTAGAAACTGCTAGGGGATGTCCTTATGCGTGTGATTTTTGTTCCGTAACTCCTACTTGGGGTAACAAATGGAGAAATAAGTCTAATAACAGAATTCTTAAGGAAATAAGTAAAGCAAAAGAATTAGGATATAACTGGATATTTTTTGTAGATGATATTTTTATAGTTTGGCCTAATAGATCTCAGAGGGCTGCATTATTTAGAAAAATGATAGAGACTAAAAATACTATTAATTTCATAGCACAGATGAGGGCTGATGTTACTGCACGGAATCCAGAATTAATTAAACTTGCATCAGATGCTGGATTAAGAATAGCATTTCTTGGAATTGAAAGTGGGAGTCAAGAAGTTCTAAAGAAAATGCATAAAGGGTTAGCAGTATCAGATTCAATTAATGCCGTAAAAACACTTCATGAAAACGGAGTTATAGTATTGGTAGGATTAATGATAGGAGCGCCATACGAAACAATAAAGGATATTCGGGCGACCGTAAAATTATCAAGAAAATTAGCCGATGTGGGAGCAGACGCGGTTCAATTCTCGATTTATACTCCTTTGCCCGGAACTAGAATATTTGTAGAATCTCTCAAAAATAATTTATTATTTACGCTCAATTGGGATCGATATGATGTTATTACTCCAGTAGTTAAAACTAAAGTAAATCCAGCTCTTGTACAGTTAATTGCAGCATATGCTAGCTATACATTTTACATATACAAGTATTTAAAAAGTAAACTAAGATTATCGAAGATTAAGATACCTGAGAAGAAGCTAACGCTATTAAGAAAAGCAGAAAAATACCTATGGAAAAAGATACCATATCTTGTTAAGGAGTCTTTAATTGATTTACCAATTTCTGCAGTAAAGACTCTTAAAATGTATCTGAAGAGAGATAATATCCCTGCAGATGTGATACAATCTCTTATAGCTCAATCAAGTAATATAATTTATCTTGAAACTGGTGATAAGAATAGATACTATAATATAAAGAACGAGTAA
- a CDS encoding MBL fold metallo-hydrolase: MNVMILTLKLPMQGPLNHVNAYLIRDGNESLLIDTGLPTQEAMLTLTNYLKEYGYPNYVIITHYHPDHIGLVRLFKDSNIFIHEKEIEYLNFILSNEYEKEMKNYLLSNGFPEDIIDRMFRNRDRFYEIIKGVNFNKVIDGDTIKVGGSEIKILWTPGHTMGHICIKYNEILFCGDHILPNITPNVSLLRVNDNPLKSYLDSLDKIEKINGKIYPAHGEPINNVKERIEEIKEHHKNRLEEILKIIEMKGKVNGFEIAMNISWYKKWDELSNFDKQLAIGETLAHIKYLLEKNAIKQTNIGNKIYYTKN; the protein is encoded by the coding sequence ATGAACGTTATGATATTGACTTTAAAATTACCTATGCAAGGTCCTCTAAATCATGTTAATGCATACTTGATAAGGGATGGTAATGAATCACTACTAATTGACACTGGATTACCTACACAAGAAGCAATGTTAACACTTACCAATTATCTAAAAGAATACGGTTACCCAAATTACGTAATAATCACACACTACCACCCAGATCACATAGGCTTAGTTAGACTATTTAAAGATAGTAATATATTTATTCATGAAAAAGAAATAGAGTATCTTAATTTTATATTAAGTAATGAGTATGAAAAAGAGATGAAAAACTACCTACTCTCAAACGGATTCCCAGAGGATATTATAGATAGAATGTTTAGAAATAGGGACAGATTTTACGAAATAATCAAAGGTGTAAACTTCAACAAAGTTATTGATGGGGATACAATAAAGGTAGGAGGTAGTGAAATAAAAATCCTATGGACACCAGGGCACACAATGGGACACATATGCATCAAATATAATGAAATACTATTCTGCGGTGATCACATATTACCAAACATTACCCCCAACGTCTCCCTACTCAGAGTCAATGACAACCCACTAAAATCATACTTAGATAGCCTTGATAAGATAGAGAAAATAAATGGTAAAATATACCCAGCACACGGAGAACCAATCAACAATGTTAAAGAAAGAATTGAAGAAATCAAGGAACATCATAAGAATAGACTAGAAGAAATATTAAAAATAATTGAAATGAAGGGAAAGGTTAACGGATTTGAGATAGCAATGAATATTTCATGGTACAAAAAATGGGATGAACTCTCAAACTTTGATAAACAATTGGCCATAGGAGAAACACTAGCACATATAAAATACTTACTAGAGAAAAATGCAATAAAACAAACAAACATAGGAAATAAAATTTATTACACCAAAAACTGA
- a CDS encoding selenium-binding family protein, which translates to MAIVPFKRDPTFYPSPKMAMKAPPEDLAYVACLYTGTGINRADFIAVVDVNPKSETYSKIVHKVELPYINDELHHFGWNACSSALCPNGKPNIERRFLIVPGLRSSRIYIIDTKPNPREPKIIKVIEPEEVKKVSGYSRLHTVHCGPDAIYISALGNEEGEGPGGILMLDHYSFEPLGKWEIDRGDQYLAYDFWWNLPNEVLVSSEWAVPNTIEDGLKLEHLKDRYGNRIHFWDLRKRKRIHSLTLGEENRMALELRPLHDPTKLMGFINMVVSLKDLSSSIWLWFYEDGKWNAEKVIEIPAEPLEGNLPEILKPFKAVPPLVTDIDISLDDKFLYLSLWGIGEVRQYDISNPFKPVLTGKVKLGGIFHRADHPAGHKLTGAPQMLEISRDGRRVYVTNSLYSTWDNQFYPEGLKGWMVKLNANPSGGLEIDKEFFVDFGEARSHQVRLSGGDASSDSYCYP; encoded by the coding sequence ATGGCTATAGTCCCTTTCAAAAGAGACCCAACATTTTACCCATCACCTAAAATGGCTATGAAAGCTCCTCCAGAAGATTTAGCTTACGTAGCGTGCTTATATACTGGTACTGGGATTAACAGAGCTGATTTTATAGCAGTAGTTGACGTTAACCCTAAGTCTGAGACATATTCAAAGATAGTCCACAAAGTGGAATTACCATACATCAACGATGAATTACACCACTTTGGATGGAATGCTTGTAGTTCAGCTCTATGCCCAAACGGTAAACCTAACATTGAAAGAAGGTTCCTTATAGTCCCAGGTTTAAGATCCTCTAGAATATACATTATTGACACTAAACCTAATCCCAGAGAGCCTAAAATAATTAAGGTGATAGAACCAGAAGAAGTCAAAAAAGTCAGTGGTTATTCTAGGCTCCACACAGTCCATTGTGGACCAGATGCTATCTACATAAGTGCACTTGGAAATGAAGAAGGAGAAGGACCTGGAGGAATATTAATGTTAGATCATTACAGTTTCGAACCTTTAGGCAAATGGGAAATAGATAGAGGAGACCAGTATTTAGCTTACGACTTTTGGTGGAATTTGCCCAATGAAGTTTTAGTAAGCAGTGAATGGGCAGTCCCAAATACAATTGAAGACGGTCTAAAGCTGGAACATTTAAAGGATAGATACGGGAATAGGATCCACTTCTGGGACTTAAGGAAGAGAAAGAGAATACACAGCTTAACATTAGGGGAAGAGAACAGAATGGCATTAGAGTTGAGACCTCTACATGACCCTACAAAACTAATGGGTTTCATAAACATGGTTGTGAGCCTTAAGGACTTAAGCAGCTCCATCTGGCTGTGGTTCTATGAAGATGGTAAATGGAATGCAGAGAAAGTAATTGAAATACCAGCAGAACCATTAGAGGGTAATTTGCCAGAAATATTAAAACCCTTCAAAGCAGTCCCTCCTCTAGTAACTGATATTGACATAAGTTTAGACGACAAGTTCCTTTACCTAAGTTTATGGGGGATTGGTGAAGTAAGACAGTACGACATAAGTAATCCCTTCAAACCGGTATTGACTGGTAAAGTGAAATTAGGAGGAATCTTCCACAGAGCAGATCATCCTGCTGGGCATAAATTAACTGGAGCACCTCAAATGCTTGAAATAAGCAGAGACGGAAGAAGAGTTTACGTCACCAACTCACTATATAGTACATGGGATAACCAGTTCTATCCAGAGGGGTTAAAGGGATGGATGGTTAAGTTAAATGCTAATCCGTCTGGAGGATTAGAAATTGATAAAGAATTCTTCGTAGATTTCGGAGAGGCTAGATCCCATCAAGTTAGGCTAAGTGGAGGAGATGCTTCTTCCGATTCTTATTGCTATCCTTAG
- a CDS encoding PaaI family thioesterase: MDLQNILENNDRVFKFLEVKILDVKPGYSKIQIPYKEEFCRRGNVLNGGIIMTAIDFAGGLATLSVNDGIDQVTQELKVNFLEPMYKGPFTVEGKVVRKGRTAVIVQIEFRDSEGKLGAIALGTWYIIRDRVVKKEGG, from the coding sequence ATGGATTTACAAAACATCTTGGAAAACAATGATAGAGTATTTAAGTTTTTAGAAGTTAAGATCTTAGATGTAAAGCCAGGTTATTCTAAGATTCAAATTCCTTATAAGGAAGAGTTCTGTAGGAGAGGTAATGTGTTAAATGGTGGAATAATAATGACCGCTATCGATTTTGCCGGAGGTTTAGCTACTTTATCTGTAAATGATGGAATAGACCAAGTTACTCAAGAGTTAAAGGTTAACTTTCTTGAACCAATGTATAAGGGACCATTTACTGTTGAAGGTAAGGTGGTAAGAAAAGGAAGGACTGCTGTTATAGTACAAATAGAGTTTAGGGATAGTGAAGGAAAATTAGGTGCTATAGCCTTAGGTACCTGGTATATAATAAGGGATAGGGTGGTTAAAAAGGAAGGAGGATAA